The stretch of DNA CCCAAAGCAGAAGCGCCAACTTGTCACCACCCACGACGGCTACCGGTATCTAGGCGCCGCCTACCAGCTGAACATCGCGGGATTTGTCACCCCGAACCCGGCCGTGGAGGCATCTACGCGGGACCTCATTGCCCTGACCCACACCCTGGAGAACCTTCAGGTACCGGCAGTATTCCTGGAACCTCAACTCGCCCGGCGCGCCACCACACTGAGTGAAACAGCTGGGCGGTTAAACATCGCAGTGTGTCGGATTTACGGCGATGCCTTCGACCCGGAGGTGCAGACATATCTCGACCTCATGCGGTTTAATGCGGACTCCCTACGCAGGTGCCTTGGCACCTAACTTTCACCTCTTATCCATGCAACAAACGTTTAAGGAAACTCATGCTTAATCGTCGCTTCACGGGCGCGTGCCTGGTCACGGCCATGCTGACCACCTCATTGTTCACCACCGGCCCTGCCGTCGCTCAAGCGCCTTTGACGGACCCCAAGTTGGCTCAAGTGGTAACCGCCGGGGAGTCCATCGCTTCGCTGGGCACTCCCGCGGTGCTCGATCATGGGCACGCCGACTTGGGCCCTGTGAAAACGGATAACAATCTTGATTTCTTGGTCCGCGACGACTCCGCCGAGACCCCTACTTGGCGACACCTGGAAGATGTAGTTTTCCAGGTCCATGACCGCGCCCAACTAGCGTTGCCCGAAGGTAAAGAGTTTAATTTCACTGGTGCTCGCCCCGGTGACCCAGTGTGGGTAGTCCCGCAGACCGAAGCACAAGGCGTCGTGTGGCTGGGGTGGAACACCCAGCACCCATCTATCACCACGGCAGCGGATCGAGGCGTGACGTTGGAGTTCCTGGGTGCACAGGGGCCAGGCAAATTTTCGCTGTTCTTGCAGGCTGGTGGCTTCGCGCAGCCACAGGTGCTGTGGAATTCGGAGAACCCGAACGTGCAGCAAATGTGGGCAGAGCTCAACACGCACACCCATGCCAACTGGGTTTTCACTCAGCCCGGTGTGTATCAAGTGGCAGTTCGTGCCCGCGTCAAACAGCTCGATGGTTCGGCCTCCGAGTCCACGAAAATCCTGAAGTTCGCAGTTGGTGACGGCACTTCCACCGCAGAGGCCGCCACCGCCCAGTGGGCCGGTACGCCGCCCGAGCAGCGCACCACCGCAGACCAGACTTCCCAAGAAAAGCCTGCTCAGCAATCTAATCGGGTCCTTGTGCCGATCGCAGTGGGCTTAGGTGTCCTAGCCGTCGTACTCATTGGGGCGAGCGTCTGGTTGCGTCGCAGTGCGCAATCGCGCAGGCAGCAGGCGACAAGACGCGTGAGTGGGGCGAAATGACCGTGGCAACCACGTTGGAGATCTCTGACCTGCACGTAAGCCTGGCTGGGCGCCCGGTTTTGGATCAGCTTTCGCTGCGCGTTGAACCGGGCGAATTCCTGGGCCTCATCGGCCCCAATGGCGCTGGTAAAACCACCTTGTTCCGTTCGATTCTTGGCTTGATCCGGCCAGTGGCGGGGCAGATCACTGTGGCCGGGACGCGCGTCGATAAGGCGCGGGGTGCGCTGGGTTATGTGCCGCAGCGCCATGATTTCGCGTGGGACTTCCCCATCAGCGTGCACGACACGGTGTTGACCGGCCGGACCCGCAGCATAGGTTGGCTGCGGCGCCCGAAGCTCGCGGACTTCGAGGCCGTGGCCACCGCTTTGGACCTCGTGCGGCTCACGGAACTTGCGGATCGGCCCATCGGCGAGTTGTCCGGCGGGCAACGGCAGCGGGTGCTGGTGGCGCGTGCCCTGACCACAGACCCAAGCTTGTTGCTTCTCGACGAACCGTTCACCGGACTCGACATCCCGAGCACCGAACTGTTGCTCGACCTGTTTGCGCAGTTGGCTGCGCAAGGTGTCTCGATCATAATGTCTACGCACAATTTGGCGGAGGCGATGGAAGTGTGCAACCGGGTGGTATTACTCAATGGGCGGATCGTGGCGGACGGGCCACCTGAGCAGCTCCGTGACCCGGCACTTTGGCAGAAAGTCTTCGGAGTGTCCGCAACTTCACCATTGTTAAAAGTTGTGGGTGCAGCATGATTACCTTGCATCAATTCTTCCTTGATCTCACCAACCCTGCCCTGGCTTTCCTTCCGAAGGCGCTGTTAATCTCGGTGCTGAGCTCATTTGTCTGCGCGGTGGTTGGCACCCACGTGGTGCTGCGTGGGATGGCGTTTATCGGTGACGCCGTTGCGCACGCAGTGTTCCCTGGTATTGCGATCGCCTTTGCTCTTGGCGGATCGGTACTCCTCGGTGGTGCGGTGGCAGGGACGGCGATTGCACTGCTCATCGCTGTGTTTTCGCAGCGACGCCGAGTGAAAGAAGACACCCTCATTGGCATCTTCTATGCGGCGGCGTTCGCGCTTGGTTTGGTGATTATCTCCCGAATTGACGGCTACACCGCCTCACTGACCAGCTTCCTGTTCGGTTCGATCACGGGTGTGCCGGACTCCGACCTCCTCTTAGTGTTCGGCGTCGGCTCCCTCGTAGTAGCAATTCTGCTGCTACTTGGCAAAGAGTTGGTTACGGTGGCCCTCGATCGCGAATCCGCCCGCGCGCAAGGGCTGCCTGTGTTCCTTCTCGACATCGTGATGTACGTAGCGGTTACCGCGGCGGTGGTCATTTCGGTCCGCACCATCGGCAACATCTTAGTGCTTGCCCTACTCATCACTCCACCGGCCACGGCACGACTGTTCACCGACCGTCTCGACCGGATGATGCTGCTCTCCGCCCTTTTCGGCTGCCTGGGCAGCGTCGGCGGCGTGTACTTTTCCTGGGCCTGGAATTTCCCCACGGGCGCCACCATCGTCCTCACCACCACGGCCATGTTCCTGTTTTCGTGGCTGATTAGCCCAAAAGTTGGAGTGCTGCGCATGCCGTCACGACGCCCCCATGCCTCCACATCTGCATTGGAAGGAAACTGACTATGTCTCGTGTTCGTCGTCTAGCCGCGTGGGCTACCGCTGCGTCGCTTGCCTGCTGCGCCAGCCCAGTCATATCGACCCCGATGGTGCCCGCATTCGCAGCGTCGTCCACCACCCAATCGAGTGCCAACAACGCGAATATCGCAGGGCAAGTCAAACAAATCCTCAGCGCAACAAACCCAAGCACAATCATCCGTTCTGGACACCAGGACATGGCGCTGATCGGCAACAGTGATTCACCGCAGGTGCTCATGCGTAACGACGACGATCAGCAGGAGTACTCCTCTGGCAGTTTCGCCTACGCGGTCGCAGACTCCGCTTTGATCCCGGACCCCCTCGATATTCCGGAACTGCACAGCTCTACCGATGGCCAGGTGTGGCTATTGCCCCAAACCCAAGATGAAAACCTCCCTTGGCAGGGCTTTTCCACTGAGAGTTTTGACTACGGTTCGCTAGGTGCCGAGGGCGTCCGGGTCCGCATCAGCGAGTTCGCAGGTCCAGGCCAGATGCTGAGCGCACACCAAAACCTCGGGTCGCTTACGGTCAACCTCGATTCTTCCGACCCGAGCAGCAGCCTGCACTACCCCGCAACTGCGCACGATCACATGAACTTCTTCTTCACCGCGCCTGGGGCCTACCGCGTCACCTATCGGTTTAGCGCCACCGGGATCTCCGGGGCCTCCCTCGAGCAGGACTTGGTGGCTTACTACCTCGTGGGCGATGAAGCCATTGTCGCGGCGGCTGATGTCATGGCTGCTGGTGGTGCCACACATTCAGACCCGGGTGCCGAAAGGATTGGCTTGCTGCTCGGTGGCGGAATGCTGGCCTGGAAAGTAGCGCAATTACTCGGCAACCATTCTGAGCCCAAGCCTGAAAACCCCAAGGTCGAAAGCCCAGCTGGGAAAATGAAGGCGACGGCTGAAACGCCGTCCGCTTCCGGTTCCCCTTCGCGTGTCCAAGTCCAACAGGATTCCAAGCCAGTGGCTGGGAGTGATCCGGCCGAAGCCACGCAGCCTGCAGGCGGTGCCCCAGGAGCGCCAACAGCAGGTCCACGGTCGAGTGGTGCGCAGCAAGCCGCGGGAGCAAAGCCAGCGCAAGGCACCACTGCCGGGAAGACGCAGGCCGAGGGGCAGAAGAAGGCGGTCAAGGGGGCGTCGACAAGCACCCCAAAGCCTGCGCCCAAGGGCTCGATCCCGGATGCGACGACGCAGCCCTTGGCAGCTGTGGCACCTCAGCCGGAACCCGCTCGGGCTAGCTCGGATGTCGCACCGGCTTCGCTCACCGAACAGCTCACTGCGGGTGGTTGGCTGGCAGGTTTTGTGTTGGGGATCGGTGTGATGGCCCTGCTGGGTGGCCTGGGGTTGTTTATCGCCACGGCGGTCACGCTGCGTCGATTCCCGCGCCCAGCCGACGAATCCGTCTCAGATGATCCGGCAGCAGACGAGGTGAGTTAGCCCGGCGATGCCTAATGCGAGTGGTTAAGGCCCTATGGTGGTTATGTACTTTAAGGCTGGAACTTAAAAACTAGTGATCTAGAGGATTCATCTTCATGACCCCCTTTTCCACCGCGCTTGGCATTTTCGGTGTTGTCGCCTCGCTCCCCGCCTGGTTGTTCTTCCTGCGGGGCGTGTGGCGTCTCTACCGTTTTATTCGCTCGGGTCGGCCTGCTCCTGGGAGAGTGGACCAGCCGGGGCGTCGCCTGCTCACGCTAGTTAAGGAAGTAGTCTTCCACTCTGAAATGGCACGGAAACCGGTGGTTGCGGTAGCGCACTGGTTCGTCATGGTTGGATTCTTGATTGGATCCATCTTCTGGTTCGAGGCTTACATCCAAATCTTTCGGCCGGATGGCGGCTGGCCGATAGTCTCCAAGTGGCCGATCTACCACCTTGCCGACGAAGTTCTTGGCTGGGGCACGGTTCTGGGTATTTGTACGCTCATCGGGATCAGGATTAAAGAAGGCAAAGACAACCGTCTGGATCGCTTCTACGGTGCAAATGCCCGGGCCGCGCATTTCGTTGAAGGCGTGGTGTTGCTGGAGGGCGTCGGCATGCTGCTGGTCAAGGCAGCCAAAATCGCCACTTACGGGGGTGGATCGGCCTGGGCCGATTTCGGGACGCGCTTCATCGCGCAACTATTGCCAGCTTCGCCGCTGCTCGTCAGCGTGTTCGCACTGGTCAAGCTCCTCACAGGTATGGTGTGGCTCTTCGTCGTCGGGCGACAGTTGCAGTGGGGTGTAGCGTGGCACCGATTCCTGGCGTTCTTCAATATTTTCTTCCAGCGCAACGCTGACGGGAGCAACGCCCTCGGGGAGCTGCCACCGATGCGCTCCGGCGAAAAGACCCTCACTCTGGACAACACCGACCCGGAGGAAGACACCCTGGGCGTGGGAACGCTCGCGGATGCGTCGTGGAAAATGCTTCTCGACGTCACCTCCTGCACCGAATGCGGCCGCTGCCAGGAACAATGTCCGGCGTGGCATACCGAGAAGCCGCTGTCGCCGAAGCTGCTCATCACCTCACTTCGCGATGCCGCCTTGCCCGAATTTGATCGCTCGCACGAAGGCGTGGACGTGCTCAAGCTCGTCGGGGCTGGCGCCCCAGTGGAACCTGACGTGCTGTGGAGCTGCACCAACTGTGGCGCCTGCGTGGAGCAGTGCCCGGTAGACATCGAACACATCGACCACGTAGCCAACCTGCGACGCTTCCAAGTGCTCGCCGAATCCGAATTCCCATCCGAACTCACCGGCATGTTCAAGAACTTGGAAACCAAAGGCAACCCCTGGGGACGCAACTCACGCGAACGCTTCACCTGGATCGAAGAGGCACGCCGCGACGGTATCAACGTGCCAGTTTTCGGCGAAGACGTGGACAGCTTCGATGACATCGAATACCTCCTCTGGGTCGGCTGCGCCGGATCCTTCGACGACAATGGCCGCAAGACTTCCCGCGCCATCGCCGAGCTGCTCAACGTCGCGGGCGTCAAGTTCGCCACCCTCGCGCAGGGCGAGACCTGCACCGGTGACCCCGCACGACGGGCCGGGAATGAGTTCCTATTCCAGATGCTGGCAGCCGAAAACGTTGAGACGCTCAACAACACGTTTGAAGGCGTACCCGCTGGTCAGCGCCGCATTATCACCTCGTGCGCGCACTGCTTCAACACACTCAGCCGTGAGTACCCTGATTTCGGCGGGCATTTCGACGTCCTCCATCACACCCAGCTTTTGAACCGCTTGGTCCGCGACGGACTCATCACCCCAGTCCCGCGTGGCCCAGAAAACCGCAAGCCG from Corynebacterium epidermidicanis encodes:
- a CDS encoding (Fe-S)-binding protein — translated: MTPFSTALGIFGVVASLPAWLFFLRGVWRLYRFIRSGRPAPGRVDQPGRRLLTLVKEVVFHSEMARKPVVAVAHWFVMVGFLIGSIFWFEAYIQIFRPDGGWPIVSKWPIYHLADEVLGWGTVLGICTLIGIRIKEGKDNRLDRFYGANARAAHFVEGVVLLEGVGMLLVKAAKIATYGGGSAWADFGTRFIAQLLPASPLLVSVFALVKLLTGMVWLFVVGRQLQWGVAWHRFLAFFNIFFQRNADGSNALGELPPMRSGEKTLTLDNTDPEEDTLGVGTLADASWKMLLDVTSCTECGRCQEQCPAWHTEKPLSPKLLITSLRDAALPEFDRSHEGVDVLKLVGAGAPVEPDVLWSCTNCGACVEQCPVDIEHIDHVANLRRFQVLAESEFPSELTGMFKNLETKGNPWGRNSRERFTWIEEARRDGINVPVFGEDVDSFDDIEYLLWVGCAGSFDDNGRKTSRAIAELLNVAGVKFATLAQGETCTGDPARRAGNEFLFQMLAAENVETLNNTFEGVPAGQRRIITSCAHCFNTLSREYPDFGGHFDVLHHTQLLNRLVRDGLITPVPRGPENRKPITYHDPCFLGRHNKIFDPPRDLLQATGAQVNEMPRNRNEGFCCGAGGARMFMEEKLGTRINENRTAEALATGAEEIATGCPFCNTMLGGGVKSLSSNAKVNDVAVMLRNSVLVDGQLPPFREPAFLQDPVRKTKDETDSTDKQNQGSEAAAAPVSDGVSGPGVALPTSGAVNRPAPSAAVPGAAVPGAAVPGAAAPGVATPGAAIPAVPVASPPVATPPAAAPPVAKPPIAAPPATKPPVATPPVAAPPVATPPAAKPPVAAPPSKAPSASPVPKVPSPPAAAPPVAQPPVAAPPAAKPPTAAPPVAKPPTARPPQS
- a CDS encoding anchored repeat-type ABC transporter ATP-binding subunit gives rise to the protein MATTLEISDLHVSLAGRPVLDQLSLRVEPGEFLGLIGPNGAGKTTLFRSILGLIRPVAGQITVAGTRVDKARGALGYVPQRHDFAWDFPISVHDTVLTGRTRSIGWLRRPKLADFEAVATALDLVRLTELADRPIGELSGGQRQRVLVARALTTDPSLLLLDEPFTGLDIPSTELLLDLFAQLAAQGVSIIMSTHNLAEAMEVCNRVVLLNGRIVADGPPEQLRDPALWQKVFGVSATSPLLKVVGAA
- a CDS encoding anchored repeat-type ABC transporter permease subunit, whose product is MITLHQFFLDLTNPALAFLPKALLISVLSSFVCAVVGTHVVLRGMAFIGDAVAHAVFPGIAIAFALGGSVLLGGAVAGTAIALLIAVFSQRRRVKEDTLIGIFYAAAFALGLVIISRIDGYTASLTSFLFGSITGVPDSDLLLVFGVGSLVVAILLLLGKELVTVALDRESARAQGLPVFLLDIVMYVAVTAAVVISVRTIGNILVLALLITPPATARLFTDRLDRMMLLSALFGCLGSVGGVYFSWAWNFPTGATIVLTTTAMFLFSWLISPKVGVLRMPSRRPHASTSALEGN
- a CDS encoding choice-of-anchor M domain-containing protein; translation: MLNRRFTGACLVTAMLTTSLFTTGPAVAQAPLTDPKLAQVVTAGESIASLGTPAVLDHGHADLGPVKTDNNLDFLVRDDSAETPTWRHLEDVVFQVHDRAQLALPEGKEFNFTGARPGDPVWVVPQTEAQGVVWLGWNTQHPSITTAADRGVTLEFLGAQGPGKFSLFLQAGGFAQPQVLWNSENPNVQQMWAELNTHTHANWVFTQPGVYQVAVRARVKQLDGSASESTKILKFAVGDGTSTAEAATAQWAGTPPEQRTTADQTSQEKPAQQSNRVLVPIAVGLGVLAVVLIGASVWLRRSAQSRRQQATRRVSGAK
- a CDS encoding choice-of-anchor M domain-containing protein; protein product: MSRVRRLAAWATAASLACCASPVISTPMVPAFAASSTTQSSANNANIAGQVKQILSATNPSTIIRSGHQDMALIGNSDSPQVLMRNDDDQQEYSSGSFAYAVADSALIPDPLDIPELHSSTDGQVWLLPQTQDENLPWQGFSTESFDYGSLGAEGVRVRISEFAGPGQMLSAHQNLGSLTVNLDSSDPSSSLHYPATAHDHMNFFFTAPGAYRVTYRFSATGISGASLEQDLVAYYLVGDEAIVAAADVMAAGGATHSDPGAERIGLLLGGGMLAWKVAQLLGNHSEPKPENPKVESPAGKMKATAETPSASGSPSRVQVQQDSKPVAGSDPAEATQPAGGAPGAPTAGPRSSGAQQAAGAKPAQGTTAGKTQAEGQKKAVKGASTSTPKPAPKGSIPDATTQPLAAVAPQPEPARASSDVAPASLTEQLTAGGWLAGFVLGIGVMALLGGLGLFIATAVTLRRFPRPADESVSDDPAADEVS